From the Malus domestica chromosome 17, GDT2T_hap1 genome, one window contains:
- the LOC103437245 gene encoding pentatricopeptide repeat-containing protein At1g80150, mitochondrial produces the protein MLSLRTSRRFCNAAIAITSNDCPAAASNRVLNTKPLEEPALVKLKAERDPEKLFHLFKANAHNRLVIENRFAFDDMVSRLAGAHRFDYIEHLLEHQKSLPQGRREGFIMRIITLYGKAGMTKHAIDTFCDMHLYGCSRTVKSFNAALKVLTQTRDLGALEAFLSEIPEKFDIELDIYSVNIVIKAFCEMGILVKAYQIMVQMEKLGIKPDVITYTTLMSAFYKDNRWEIGNGLWNLMILKGCLPNLATFNVRIQYLVYRRRAWEANRLMGLMQNIEITPDEVTYNLVIKGFCQAGYLEMAKRVYSALHGKGYKPNVKIYQTMIHYLCKGGDFDLAYTMCKDCMQKNWFPNVDTIRTLLEGLKKANQLGKAKAIMMLVRKRAPPFSTKQLGVLQTILTKS, from the coding sequence ATGCTCTCTCTGCGAACCAGTCGCAGATTCTGTAATGCCGCCATTGCCATAACCTCGAATGATTGCCCTGCAGCTGCGTCCAATCGCGTTTTGAATACGAAACCATTAGAAGAGCCTGCCCTGGTTAAGCTTAAAGCTGAGAGAGACCCGGAAAAGCTGTTTCATTTGTTTAAGGCCAACGCGCACAATAGGCTTGTCATTGAGAACCGGTTTGCATTTGACGACATGGTGTCTCGACTTGCTGGAGCTCACCGGTTTGATTACATTGAACATTTGCTTGAGCATCAGAAGAGCCTTCCCCAAGGTCGGCGAGAAGGGTTTATAATGAGGATTATAACATTGTATGGTAAGGCTGGGATGACTAAACATGCTATTGATACTTTTTGTGATATGCATTTATATGGTTGTTCTAGGACTGTTAAATCTTTCAACGCTGCACTCAAGGTTCTGACTCAAACCCGTGATTTAGGAGCCCTAGAGGCATTTTTGAGTGAGATTCCGGAGAAGTTTGACATTGAACTGGATATATATTCGGTCAATATTGTCATAAAGGCTTTTTGCGAAATGGGTATTTTGGTTAAAGCATATCAGATCATGGTACAGATGGAGAAGTTGGGGATAAAGCCAGACGTCATTACATACACAACACTGATGTCAGCATTTTATAAGGACAACCGGTGGGAAATTGGTAATGGTTTGTGGAATCTTATGATATTGAAGGGCTGTTTGCCTAATCTTGCGACTTTCAATGTTAGAATCCAGTATCTGGTATATAGGAGACGAGCCTGGGAAGCGAATAGATTGATGGGTTTGATGCAGAATATTGAGATAACACCCGATGAGGTTACATATAATTTGGTCATCAAAGGTTTTTGTCAGGCGGGGTATCTTGAAATGGCCAAAAGGGTGTATTCTGCTCTACATGGAAAGGGATACAAGCCCAATGTCAAAATATATCAGACCATGATTCATTATCTTTGTAAAGGAGGAGATTTTGATTTGGCATATACTATGTGTAAAGATTGCATGCAAAAGAATTGGTTTCCGAATGTGGATACCATTCGTACATTGCTTGAAGGCCTAAAGAAGGCAAACCAGCTTGGTAAGGCTAAGGCAATCATGATGTTAGTTCGAAAAAGGGCGCCTCCATTTTCTACGAAACAATTGGGTGTTTTGCAAACCATACTGACCAAGAGTTGA
- the LOC103437246 gene encoding uncharacterized protein isoform X1: protein MGWIGESVDSIKSLQIRQVLTQAVSLGMIVTSALIIWKALMCVTGSESPVVVVLSGSMEPGFKRGDILFLHMSKEPIRAGEIVVFNIDGREIPIVHRVIKVHERKDTGEVDVLTKGDNNYGDDRLLYAHGQLWLQRHQIMGRAVGFLPYVGWVTIIMTEKPIIKYILIGALGLLVITSKD from the exons atggGTTGGATCGGTGAGAGCGTAGACTCCATCAAATCCCTGCAGATTCGGCAGGTCCTCACTCAGGCCGTCAGTCTCG GTATGATTGTCACATCTGCGCTTATAATATGGAAGGCGTTAATGTGTGTTACCGGCAGTGAGTCtcctgttgttgttgttttgtctGGAAGTATGGAACCTGGTTTCAAGAGG GGGGACATTTTGTTTTTGCACATGAGTAAAGAACCCATTCGTGCAGGAGAAATTGTTGTTTTTAATATTGAT GGCCGTGAAATTCCAATTGTCCATCGTGTCATTAAG GTTCATGAACGAAAAGATACTGGAGAAGTTGATGTCCTAACAAAAG GAGATAACAATTATGGGGACGACAGGCTTCTTTATGCTCACGGTCAGCTGTGGCTACAACGGCATCAGATCATGGGCAGAGCTGTAGG GTTTTTACCTTATGTTGGGTGGGTGACAATTATCATGACTGAAAAGCCTATTATTAAG TATATTCTAATTGGCGCGTTGGGGTTGCTTGTTATAACATCAAAGGACTAA
- the LOC103437246 gene encoding uncharacterized protein isoform X2, with protein MIVTSALIIWKALMCVTGSESPVVVVLSGSMEPGFKRGDILFLHMSKEPIRAGEIVVFNIDGREIPIVHRVIKVHERKDTGEVDVLTKGDNNYGDDRLLYAHGQLWLQRHQIMGRAVGFLPYVGWVTIIMTEKPIIKYILIGALGLLVITSKD; from the exons ATGATTGTCACATCTGCGCTTATAATATGGAAGGCGTTAATGTGTGTTACCGGCAGTGAGTCtcctgttgttgttgttttgtctGGAAGTATGGAACCTGGTTTCAAGAGG GGGGACATTTTGTTTTTGCACATGAGTAAAGAACCCATTCGTGCAGGAGAAATTGTTGTTTTTAATATTGAT GGCCGTGAAATTCCAATTGTCCATCGTGTCATTAAG GTTCATGAACGAAAAGATACTGGAGAAGTTGATGTCCTAACAAAAG GAGATAACAATTATGGGGACGACAGGCTTCTTTATGCTCACGGTCAGCTGTGGCTACAACGGCATCAGATCATGGGCAGAGCTGTAGG GTTTTTACCTTATGTTGGGTGGGTGACAATTATCATGACTGAAAAGCCTATTATTAAG TATATTCTAATTGGCGCGTTGGGGTTGCTTGTTATAACATCAAAGGACTAA